From the genome of Nitrosomonas sp., one region includes:
- a CDS encoding DUF3108 domain-containing protein: MKFFLVLFMFWGIEHTVLAAEKKTEENIADKIPARIHISYTVHTGIGHGELNEIVDISQKSDTHTFNISSNAQATGIFKVIKPGNIVRNSRGTVTKKGLQPTYYSDQRTNNKPSLALFDWENQTLTLRHEDKETVEPLASGTLDRLSLSYSFIFSSPANLQPGELLEIYVTDGRGLQLIQFKVSQEKLNTPLGELETILLTKLHTKQDKMQRKIWLAPRYHMIPVRIQSVETDGLEVDKMIASIDLGNIDNYSCCSH, translated from the coding sequence ATGAAATTTTTTCTAGTACTTTTCATGTTTTGGGGAATTGAGCATACAGTCCTTGCAGCGGAAAAAAAGACAGAAGAAAACATTGCAGATAAAATACCTGCACGCATTCATATCAGTTATACCGTTCATACCGGCATCGGGCATGGCGAATTGAATGAAATTGTCGATATCAGCCAGAAAAGTGATACGCATACATTTAACATCAGCAGTAATGCACAGGCAACCGGTATCTTCAAGGTCATCAAGCCCGGCAATATTGTTCGAAATAGCCGCGGCACCGTAACCAAGAAAGGCTTGCAGCCAACCTATTACTCTGATCAGCGCACAAATAACAAACCCAGCCTGGCACTGTTCGACTGGGAAAACCAGACTTTAACCCTCAGACATGAAGATAAAGAAACAGTGGAACCCCTCGCCTCAGGCACGCTTGATCGCTTAAGCCTATCGTACAGTTTCATTTTCTCATCACCTGCAAACCTTCAACCGGGCGAATTGCTGGAAATCTATGTAACCGATGGACGCGGTTTACAGTTAATACAGTTTAAGGTCAGTCAAGAAAAGCTCAACACACCCTTAGGTGAATTAGAAACCATCTTGCTCACAAAACTGCATACAAAACAAGACAAAATGCAAAGAAAAATATGGCTTGCTCCTCGTTATCATATGATACCTGTACGTATTCAATCCGTTGAAACAGATGGCCTCGAAGTTGATAAAATGATTGCCAGCATTGACTTGGGCAACATCGACAACTATTCTTGTTGCAGCCATTAA
- the purN gene encoding phosphoribosylglycinamide formyltransferase, translating to MKTLVILISGRGSNMQALLKAKLPVDRIVVISSNPNAEGLITATELGIQTASIDHRTFSDRETFDAALAEEIDSYQPVLIVLAGFMRILTDGFVLRYQGRLMNIHPSLLPAFTGLRTHQRALQEGVKIHGCTVHFVTPKLDHGPIVIQAAVPIFPNDTDNTLAERVLQQEHRIYPQAVRWFLQGQLKLSARTVVVNDARVHDWVAYSPGLQE from the coding sequence ATGAAAACGCTTGTTATTCTGATATCCGGACGCGGCAGCAATATGCAGGCATTACTTAAGGCCAAATTGCCAGTCGATCGTATCGTGGTTATCAGCAGCAATCCGAATGCAGAAGGCCTCATAACAGCAACAGAATTAGGCATACAGACAGCAAGCATTGATCACCGCACTTTTTCTGATCGCGAAACATTTGATGCAGCATTGGCCGAAGAAATTGACAGTTATCAGCCTGTTCTGATCGTGCTTGCCGGTTTTATGCGCATTCTCACTGACGGTTTTGTTCTGCGTTATCAGGGCAGACTAATGAATATTCATCCGTCATTGTTACCCGCTTTTACAGGTCTGCGGACACACCAGCGTGCATTGCAGGAAGGCGTAAAAATTCACGGTTGCACCGTGCATTTTGTAACGCCGAAACTCGATCATGGCCCTATTGTGATTCAAGCAGCCGTCCCAATATTTCCCAATGATACCGATAACACACTGGCCGAACGCGTGTTGCAACAGGAGCATCGTATATACCCTCAAGCTGTTCGCTGGTTTCTACAAGGTCAGCTCAAACTTTCGGCTCGTACTGTAGTAGTAAACGACGCCCGTGTTCATGATTGGGTTGCCTATTCACCAGGATTGCAGGAATGA
- the purM gene encoding phosphoribosylformylglycinamidine cyclo-ligase — MTTHHSDNNSSTHSSTAPLSYRDAGVDIDAGDRLVRNIKPFAKRTLRPEVLTGIGGFGALFEISKKYQNPVLVSGTDGVGTKLKLAFQLNKHDSIGIDLVAMSVNDILVFGAEPLFFLDYYACGKLNVDTATAVVSGIATGCEQAGCALIGGETAEMPDMYPAGEYDLAGFAVGVVEKDQIINGSTIQPGDAVIGLASNGAHSNGYSLIRKIINDNRIDLSQDFHGKPISDAIMAPTRIYAKSLLTLIKRVSVKGLAHITGGGLVENLPRILPANTAAVLHKKAWEILPLFHWLQQLGNVDEAEMFRVFNCGIGMVAIVAADQTEAAIKCLQENGEIAYHMGEIKHHTPEQPAVVLI; from the coding sequence GTGACCACTCATCATTCTGACAATAATAGTTCAACGCATTCTTCAACGGCGCCGCTTTCCTATCGTGATGCCGGTGTCGATATCGACGCCGGCGATCGACTCGTACGCAACATCAAGCCTTTCGCCAAACGCACTTTGCGTCCCGAAGTATTGACCGGCATCGGTGGATTTGGCGCTTTATTTGAGATTTCCAAGAAATACCAAAATCCGGTGCTGGTATCCGGCACCGACGGTGTTGGCACCAAACTAAAACTCGCATTTCAATTGAACAAGCATGACAGCATCGGTATTGACCTGGTTGCAATGAGTGTCAATGATATTTTGGTTTTTGGGGCTGAACCGCTGTTCTTTCTTGATTACTATGCCTGCGGCAAACTCAATGTCGATACTGCAACGGCTGTTGTCAGTGGCATCGCCACCGGTTGTGAGCAAGCGGGCTGCGCATTGATTGGCGGTGAAACAGCAGAAATGCCGGATATGTATCCTGCGGGTGAATATGATCTGGCTGGATTTGCAGTGGGTGTCGTTGAAAAAGACCAGATTATAAACGGTTCAACTATACAGCCGGGCGATGCTGTAATTGGCCTTGCTTCGAATGGCGCACATTCCAACGGCTATTCATTGATCCGGAAAATTATCAACGATAATCGGATTGATTTATCACAAGATTTTCATGGCAAACCCATCAGCGATGCCATAATGGCGCCAACCAGAATCTACGCAAAATCGTTGCTGACATTAATAAAACGGGTTTCCGTTAAAGGTCTTGCGCACATCACCGGAGGTGGTTTAGTTGAAAACTTGCCACGCATTTTACCGGCCAATACTGCCGCAGTACTGCACAAAAAAGCCTGGGAAATACTTCCGCTATTTCACTGGCTGCAACAACTGGGTAATGTGGATGAAGCGGAAATGTTCCGTGTATTTAATTGTGGTATTGGTATGGTCGCGATAGTTGCCGCCGATCAGACAGAAGCCGCCATAAAATGTCTGCAAGAGAACGGAGAAATCGCTTATCACATGGGCGAAATAAAACATCACACTCCGGAACAGCCTGCTGTTGTCCTTATTTAA
- a CDS encoding retroviral-like aspartic protease family protein: MKRTDVLYSGLEILNTHDHPMVVVLSDMSGSFQFLATSVAINKTVQFSVPVGQYGIQIFIGSDWCNLESGFSDGAHISVDGGITIETGQTTLLEFYGTGLNPVQIALAYSTFSPPANFSQKIPPSEVIGDGVLELLQSYDGHYFSSGTVNAVPVVFMIDTGATIVSVSSEIAALAGIKKCAPIKVSTANGIVNACIAKVAEVTFGSYQITDIDVIVLPNMSGDALLGMNVLRNFRIEQVGEIMRISSR, encoded by the coding sequence ATGAAGCGCACTGATGTGCTCTATTCCGGGTTGGAAATACTCAACACACATGATCATCCGATGGTGGTGGTGTTGTCTGACATGTCCGGCTCTTTTCAATTTCTAGCGACTTCGGTGGCAATAAATAAAACTGTTCAATTCAGTGTTCCTGTTGGGCAATACGGTATTCAGATTTTTATTGGATCAGACTGGTGCAATCTGGAATCAGGATTTTCCGATGGCGCGCATATTTCAGTTGACGGTGGAATTACTATAGAAACTGGACAAACGACCTTGCTGGAATTCTATGGTACGGGTCTTAACCCTGTTCAGATTGCGCTTGCGTATAGTACATTTAGTCCACCTGCTAACTTTAGCCAGAAAATACCGCCTTCTGAAGTGATTGGTGATGGAGTACTTGAGTTATTGCAGTCATATGATGGCCATTATTTTAGCTCGGGAACTGTAAATGCTGTGCCTGTTGTTTTTATGATTGATACCGGTGCGACCATCGTCTCTGTTTCTTCAGAGATAGCGGCGCTGGCCGGGATTAAAAAGTGTGCCCCAATTAAAGTTTCAACTGCAAATGGTATTGTCAACGCATGTATCGCAAAAGTGGCAGAAGTTACATTTGGAAGCTACCAGATCACCGACATTGATGTAATTGTTTTGCCGAACATGTCCGGAGATGCCTTGTTGGGCATGAATGTGTTGCGCAATTTTCGTATCGAGCAGGTGGGGGAAATCATGAGGATATCCTCGCGTTGA
- the pyrF gene encoding orotidine-5'-phosphate decarboxylase, which translates to MKKSRIIVALDFSNAEHALDLTAQLDPKLCRLKVGKELFTAAGPHLVEKLIRDGFDVFLDLKFHDIPNTVAKACKAAANMGVWMMNVHALGGRKMLQAAREAVPAGTAKLIAVTLLTSMDQDDLNDVGLQGKPEEIVIRLATLTQDCELDGVVCSALEVGSLRQIIRPEFNLVTPGIRLEENSLDDQKRIATPAAAIRNGADYLVIGRPITLAQYPLKVLHHLNQTIES; encoded by the coding sequence ATGAAAAAATCACGTATTATTGTTGCACTGGATTTCAGCAATGCCGAACATGCACTAGACCTTACCGCACAACTTGACCCGAAATTATGTCGCCTGAAAGTGGGAAAAGAACTTTTTACCGCAGCAGGCCCCCATCTGGTCGAGAAACTGATTCGCGACGGTTTTGATGTTTTTCTGGATTTGAAATTCCATGATATTCCCAATACCGTTGCCAAAGCATGCAAGGCAGCCGCAAACATGGGTGTGTGGATGATGAATGTACATGCACTCGGGGGAAGAAAAATGCTTCAGGCTGCACGTGAAGCGGTTCCTGCAGGAACAGCCAAACTGATTGCAGTTACATTGCTGACCAGCATGGATCAGGATGATCTGAACGATGTTGGTTTGCAAGGTAAGCCCGAAGAGATTGTGATTCGCTTAGCGACATTAACTCAGGATTGCGAACTTGATGGCGTTGTTTGTTCTGCTTTGGAGGTCGGCAGTTTACGGCAAATCATCAGGCCGGAATTCAACCTGGTCACGCCTGGTATACGCTTGGAAGAAAACAGCCTGGATGATCAAAAACGAATCGCCACACCTGCTGCAGCAATCCGTAATGGCGCAGATTATCTCGTTATTGGCAGGCCAATCACGCTCGCGCAGTACCCACTGAAGGTCTTACATCATTTGAACCAGACAATTGAAAGTTAG
- the rapA gene encoding RNA polymerase-associated protein RapA, with the protein MNNFKPGQRWICDVDLQLGLGTVQSVEQRIVSIAFLASGETRTYSRQSAPLKRVIFNVGDTITSLHGTVIQILSVEKNDGLLTYTGKDKNGKPVILPEHQLAHHIQFNRPIERLLNQHIDADKWFQIRYQTWLQRNRLVNNSLYGLVGSRTSLIPHQLYISHEVGRRYAPRVLLADEVGLGKTIEAGMILHQQLLTERAKRVLIAVPETLIHQWLVEMLRRFNLRFSLFDDERYAVLEENSADGNPFHNEQLILCSLGFLCNNPKHLRTALQGDWDLLVVDEAHHLEWSEQASSPAYQAIEQLAAQTRGVLLLTATPEQLGKASHFARLRLLDPDRFSDFHRFLAEEQTFEPIANVVEALLDGHKLNEEINTTILSIENNPQTQSLLDLLDKTDTTDKNNKAARQALAALMLDRHGTGRILFRNTRVTVQGFPERELNMVRLPLPASYNDCLTVFETTRLSEPELLLYPELLYQVNAGTDDPKWIDIDPRINWLHETMRQLKPEKILVITASAQTACDIAHALRMLTSQHYPVFHEDMSLLERDRAAAFFADREAGCQVLICSEIGSEGRNFQFAHHLVLFDLPFNPDLLEQRIGRLDRIGQTETIKIHLPYLQHSAQALMLNWYHKGLNAFKKTCPAGSAVFQKFKNQLINSFHQRNPDSTAFSKLTVHTQEANQALNEALDRGRDRLLEYNSCRPQLAEQLYKAGTSQDNDNSLQHYMDSAFDCFGVHIEEHRHMSYYIEPSELMTSAFPGLPDDGLTITYNRNVALANEDMQFLTWEHPMVIHAMDRVVDNETGNATVSSFSHPDTRPGTLFLECLFILDISTEISVTRSHNQPSIMIRTIIDEHGRSDYAALDHDTINQYLRTLSPSVSKQVIELKKETIKDMITASEQLAKIQMPAHTKKNKEKIEEKFKFEIERLKALKEINPSVRPEEILFFEQQLQILTRAIDTAKTRLDAMRVIVAT; encoded by the coding sequence ATGAACAACTTTAAACCTGGTCAACGCTGGATTTGCGATGTCGACCTGCAATTGGGCCTGGGCACTGTGCAATCAGTTGAACAACGCATAGTCAGCATTGCCTTCCTGGCATCCGGCGAGACCCGTACTTACTCACGTCAATCGGCGCCGCTCAAACGCGTGATTTTTAATGTTGGCGATACTATCACGAGTCTTCATGGCACTGTCATACAAATCCTGTCTGTTGAGAAAAACGATGGATTACTGACATACACGGGAAAAGACAAAAATGGCAAGCCGGTCATCCTGCCCGAGCATCAACTGGCGCACCATATACAATTTAACCGGCCTATCGAACGGTTGCTCAATCAGCATATCGATGCAGACAAGTGGTTCCAGATCCGATATCAAACTTGGTTGCAGAGAAACCGGCTTGTCAATAATTCATTGTACGGCCTGGTGGGCTCACGCACCAGTTTAATCCCGCATCAACTCTACATTTCACACGAAGTCGGCCGGCGCTATGCACCACGTGTATTGTTGGCCGATGAAGTCGGATTGGGCAAAACAATCGAAGCCGGCATGATTTTACATCAGCAACTCTTAACGGAACGCGCCAAACGCGTTCTTATTGCAGTTCCGGAAACATTGATTCATCAATGGCTTGTCGAAATGCTACGCCGCTTTAATCTCCGGTTTAGTCTATTTGATGACGAACGCTATGCGGTACTTGAAGAAAACAGTGCCGACGGCAACCCTTTTCACAACGAACAGCTCATTCTATGCAGCCTGGGCTTTCTGTGTAACAATCCGAAACACCTGAGAACAGCCTTGCAAGGCGATTGGGATTTACTCGTCGTCGATGAAGCACATCACCTCGAATGGTCGGAGCAGGCATCCAGCCCGGCATACCAGGCTATTGAGCAACTGGCTGCTCAAACACGCGGGGTACTGTTGCTGACTGCAACTCCTGAGCAGCTGGGTAAAGCAAGCCATTTTGCTCGCCTGCGTCTGCTAGACCCCGATCGTTTTTCTGACTTCCATCGTTTTCTTGCTGAAGAACAAACATTTGAACCGATCGCCAATGTGGTCGAAGCGCTGCTTGATGGGCATAAACTGAATGAAGAAATCAACACGACAATCTTGTCGATAGAAAATAACCCGCAGACCCAGTCCCTGCTAGATTTACTGGATAAAACCGATACAACGGATAAAAATAATAAAGCAGCACGGCAAGCTCTCGCAGCATTAATGCTCGACCGCCATGGCACCGGCCGCATTTTATTTCGCAACACCCGCGTCACGGTCCAGGGTTTCCCGGAAAGAGAACTGAATATGGTTCGATTACCGCTACCTGCCAGCTATAACGATTGCCTGACCGTTTTTGAAACCACTCGGTTGTCAGAACCTGAATTACTGCTTTATCCGGAATTGCTCTATCAGGTTAATGCCGGCACTGATGACCCGAAATGGATCGACATTGATCCACGCATCAACTGGCTGCACGAAACCATGCGACAGCTCAAGCCGGAAAAAATCCTGGTGATCACGGCCAGCGCACAAACAGCTTGCGATATTGCTCACGCGCTCAGAATGTTGACAAGCCAGCACTATCCAGTCTTCCACGAAGATATGAGTTTACTCGAACGTGATCGCGCCGCCGCCTTTTTTGCCGACAGAGAGGCTGGCTGCCAGGTATTGATCTGTTCTGAAATTGGCAGCGAGGGACGTAATTTCCAGTTTGCCCATCATCTTGTGTTATTTGATTTACCGTTTAATCCCGATTTACTCGAACAACGTATTGGCAGGCTCGATCGAATCGGCCAGACAGAAACAATCAAAATTCATCTGCCTTATCTGCAGCATAGCGCTCAAGCGCTCATGCTGAACTGGTATCATAAAGGGCTTAATGCCTTTAAAAAAACCTGTCCAGCAGGATCGGCCGTTTTTCAAAAATTTAAAAATCAGCTAATTAACAGTTTTCATCAACGTAACCCTGACTCGACTGCCTTTTCGAAATTAACTGTTCATACCCAAGAAGCCAATCAGGCACTTAACGAAGCACTTGATCGCGGACGCGACCGTTTACTGGAATATAATTCGTGCCGTCCACAGCTTGCAGAGCAATTATACAAGGCTGGAACTTCGCAGGATAACGACAACAGCCTGCAGCATTACATGGACAGCGCCTTTGACTGCTTTGGCGTACATATTGAAGAACACCGCCACATGAGCTATTACATTGAACCAAGCGAGCTAATGACATCGGCATTTCCCGGGCTACCCGATGATGGCCTGACCATTACCTATAACAGAAATGTCGCACTCGCCAACGAAGATATGCAGTTTTTAACCTGGGAGCACCCCATGGTTATCCACGCGATGGATCGTGTAGTCGATAATGAAACCGGCAATGCAACCGTATCAAGTTTCTCGCATCCCGATACCAGACCGGGAACACTGTTTCTAGAATGCCTGTTCATTCTTGACATCTCAACAGAAATTTCTGTGACCCGCAGCCACAACCAGCCATCAATCATGATACGCACCATTATCGATGAGCATGGCCGTTCTGATTATGCTGCACTCGATCACGACACGATCAATCAGTACTTGAGAACACTATCACCAAGCGTTTCAAAACAAGTTATTGAACTGAAGAAAGAAACGATTAAAGACATGATAACCGCCAGCGAGCAGCTTGCTAAAATACAGATGCCGGCTCACACCAAAAAGAACAAGGAAAAAATAGAGGAAAAATTCAAATTTGAAATTGAAAGGCTGAAAGCCCTGAAAGAAATCAATCCGAGCGTACGGCCAGAGGAAATTCTTTTTTTTGAACAACAGCTACAAATTTTAACCCGGGCAATAGACACCGCAAAGACCAGACTAGACGCCATGCGTGTTATTGTTGCGACCTGA
- a CDS encoding response regulator transcription factor, translating to MTESIPVDDASERPSLLVVDDDKIFCDVLAKAMTKRGFNVHTTHTIEDALAQAEAATPEYAIVDLKLSSESGLVLVEKLKALDPGTRIVMLTGYASIATAVEAIKLGATHYLAKPVDADEIMTAFERTSGETDTPISANPLSVGRLEWEYIHRILTENDNNISVTAKVLNMHRRTLQRKLAKKPHRE from the coding sequence ATGACAGAATCGATACCAGTCGATGACGCAAGCGAACGCCCCAGCTTGTTGGTCGTTGATGATGACAAGATTTTCTGCGATGTACTGGCGAAAGCCATGACTAAACGCGGTTTCAATGTGCACACCACGCATACCATAGAAGACGCACTTGCACAGGCTGAAGCAGCAACCCCGGAATACGCAATAGTAGACCTTAAATTATCCAGCGAATCGGGATTGGTTCTGGTTGAAAAGTTAAAAGCATTGGACCCGGGCACACGCATTGTCATGCTAACAGGATACGCCAGTATCGCAACAGCCGTGGAAGCAATAAAACTTGGCGCAACGCATTATTTAGCCAAGCCCGTCGACGCCGATGAAATTATGACGGCATTTGAACGCACAAGCGGTGAAACTGACACACCAATCAGCGCCAATCCTTTATCGGTCGGCAGACTAGAATGGGAATATATTCACCGAATTCTTACTGAAAATGACAACAATATTTCCGTAACAGCAAAAGTCTTGAACATGCATCGCCGGACACTCCAACGTAAACTGGCAAAAAAACCACATCGGGAGTAA
- a CDS encoding ATP-binding protein: MFSDLSQLPLSKNLQRLFMLRNIAILAQCLTFSLVYIIIDLDIPWTQMIIVVVILALLNLLTWIRLYRKWPVSSIEFFAQLLIDVFALSALLYYSGGSTNPFISLYLLPLTIAAATLPWRYTWVMAVITIGCYTLLLFNYIPLPHDHSKHLIEFNLHVSGMWLAFVLSTVIIAWFVVKMSISIRDRDRDLAQVREQALRNEQIIALGTLAAGAAHELGTPLSTMAVITGELQKEYVNDNEFQNNIHILRDQITHCKQTLTQLLAKAGQTRVEGGSQLPVDEFLSSLLEKWKLIRPTVKFNYQSNGPLPAPKIMDNQLVSQSLLNLLNNAADASSHCIDIKSHWNSKRLHLEIIDDGEGISTEAAQRIGEAFFTSKAPGQGFGIGLFLANANIERLGGTVHLFNLENGGACTQVSLPLIG, translated from the coding sequence ATGTTTAGCGACCTTAGCCAATTACCGCTGAGTAAAAATCTGCAGCGCTTGTTCATGCTCCGAAATATTGCGATCCTGGCACAGTGCCTGACTTTCAGCCTCGTTTACATTATTATCGATCTCGATATTCCGTGGACACAAATGATCATCGTTGTTGTAATCCTGGCACTATTAAACCTGCTGACCTGGATACGGTTGTATCGAAAATGGCCAGTATCCAGTATCGAATTTTTTGCGCAATTGCTCATAGATGTTTTCGCGCTTAGTGCATTGCTATATTATAGCGGCGGTTCCACGAACCCATTCATTTCACTATACCTTCTGCCACTGACCATCGCAGCAGCCACCCTTCCTTGGCGATACACCTGGGTTATGGCCGTTATTACAATTGGCTGCTATACATTACTGTTGTTTAATTATATTCCGCTACCCCATGATCATAGCAAACACCTCATTGAATTCAACTTGCATGTATCCGGCATGTGGCTGGCGTTTGTACTCAGCACTGTTATTATTGCCTGGTTCGTAGTAAAAATGAGCATTTCAATCCGGGATCGCGACCGAGATCTGGCTCAAGTCCGTGAACAGGCATTACGCAACGAACAAATCATTGCATTGGGTACACTTGCAGCCGGCGCAGCACACGAACTCGGCACACCACTATCAACAATGGCGGTTATTACGGGAGAATTACAAAAGGAATATGTCAACGATAATGAATTTCAAAACAACATACATATTCTGCGCGACCAGATCACACACTGCAAGCAGACTTTAACCCAGCTTCTGGCCAAAGCAGGACAAACCAGAGTTGAAGGTGGCAGCCAATTGCCGGTTGATGAATTTTTATCTTCGTTATTGGAGAAATGGAAACTCATACGACCCACGGTCAAGTTTAATTATCAGAGTAACGGGCCACTTCCCGCGCCCAAAATAATGGATAACCAATTGGTCAGCCAATCGCTTCTGAACCTGCTCAACAATGCTGCCGATGCTTCCTCACATTGTATTGATATCAAAAGCCATTGGAATTCAAAGCGACTGCATCTCGAAATCATTGACGACGGTGAAGGCATATCGACTGAAGCCGCTCAACGTATCGGCGAAGCTTTTTTCACCAGCAAGGCTCCCGGTCAGGGCTTTGGCATTGGTCTGTTTTTAGCCAATGCCAACATTGAACGATTGGGTGGAACGGTGCATTTATTCAATCTTGAGAACGGCGGGGCCTGCACGCAAGTTTCATTGCCGCTAATAGGATAA
- a CDS encoding chloride channel protein: protein MEVSINNWRETISTVMLAVVVGIVVSYAALGFLWAIDRLHEFFLGAESGELYKVLEKVPAWYLFLLPVVGAVFVRLIIQYWMPEQRNHGPADVIEATRLGNGDLSIKAGVGSAVASIVSIGSGASVGRYGPAVHLGASLGSWLAQLLKLTAEQKKNLLACGVAGAISASFSAPLAGVVFAHEVVLGRFGSRSVMPIVISSVVATAIVKIHALDNMIFLLPDIPVVASWEFFVFALVGVAGGALAVCFMSVMHRIDQFVQQLPISLMVRAIIGGMLLGVIILVFPQTFGLGEQVIQDALHLQLSAGVLMMLILAKLLATSVSFAAGFSGGVFGPALFLGAMMGTVCGMGVQELTGVTASPAVYGVVGMGAVISRVIGAPMTTILIVFELTGSYSLMTAVMVSVVAGGTVTREFFNHSYFYHQLRMRGMEPETSQIQQKLNQMSVCAFISEQSVVLTSDMTLRSARHRLAHFAPVIEDAYVVNNERRLMGQISAAQLYRIHNEEKMDNLIKSMLYMPSIIFTNDMSVYQAYEQSRHFKGASIPVLDGRTQQFVGVVYVGELVEACMQALERYRIDER, encoded by the coding sequence ATGGAGGTTTCTATAAACAACTGGCGGGAAACAATTTCAACGGTGATGCTGGCGGTTGTTGTGGGTATTGTGGTCAGTTACGCAGCTTTGGGGTTTTTGTGGGCTATTGACCGTTTGCACGAGTTTTTCCTGGGCGCAGAAAGTGGAGAGCTTTACAAAGTTCTGGAAAAGGTGCCCGCGTGGTATTTATTTCTTCTGCCTGTTGTGGGTGCAGTTTTTGTGCGACTCATTATTCAATACTGGATGCCTGAGCAGCGAAATCATGGACCCGCAGATGTGATTGAAGCGACGCGGCTTGGAAATGGTGATCTGTCCATTAAAGCAGGAGTTGGCAGCGCTGTTGCCAGTATCGTATCAATAGGTAGCGGGGCATCGGTCGGGCGATATGGCCCCGCTGTACATTTGGGCGCATCCTTAGGGTCATGGCTGGCTCAATTACTGAAACTTACTGCAGAACAAAAAAAGAATCTTCTGGCCTGCGGCGTTGCGGGTGCTATTTCGGCTTCATTTTCTGCACCTCTGGCCGGGGTGGTTTTCGCGCATGAAGTTGTATTGGGCCGATTTGGCAGCAGATCTGTAATGCCGATCGTTATATCATCAGTAGTGGCCACTGCGATCGTAAAAATACATGCATTAGACAACATGATTTTTTTGTTGCCGGATATACCGGTGGTCGCGAGCTGGGAATTTTTTGTATTTGCACTTGTCGGTGTTGCCGGTGGCGCCCTGGCTGTCTGTTTTATGTCTGTGATGCATCGCATTGACCAGTTTGTTCAGCAGTTACCTATTTCTCTGATGGTGAGGGCCATAATAGGCGGGATGTTGCTGGGTGTTATTATTCTCGTTTTTCCTCAGACTTTTGGGCTGGGCGAGCAAGTTATTCAAGATGCTTTGCACCTCCAACTGTCCGCGGGCGTATTAATGATGTTGATCCTGGCAAAGTTACTTGCGACTTCGGTGAGTTTTGCTGCGGGTTTCTCTGGGGGCGTATTTGGTCCAGCGCTTTTTCTGGGTGCAATGATGGGCACTGTGTGTGGGATGGGTGTTCAGGAGTTGACCGGGGTAACCGCTTCACCTGCAGTTTATGGTGTTGTGGGTATGGGTGCGGTAATTAGCCGTGTGATTGGCGCACCGATGACGACAATTCTGATTGTTTTTGAATTGACAGGAAGTTATTCATTAATGACAGCGGTCATGGTGTCGGTTGTTGCGGGAGGCACTGTTACCCGAGAATTCTTCAATCATTCCTATTTTTATCACCAGCTGCGTATGCGTGGAATGGAACCCGAAACGTCGCAAATACAGCAGAAATTGAATCAAATGTCAGTTTGTGCATTTATTTCTGAGCAGTCGGTCGTTTTAACATCAGACATGACGTTGCGGTCAGCGCGTCATCGGCTTGCCCATTTTGCACCTGTTATCGAAGATGCCTATGTTGTTAATAATGAGAGGCGGTTAATGGGGCAAATCAGCGCAGCACAGTTGTATCGTATTCATAATGAAGAAAAAATGGATAACCTGATTAAAAGCATGCTATATATGCCATCGATCATTTTTACGAATGACATGAGTGTCTATCAGGCATATGAGCAATCGAGGCATTTTAAAGGCGCCAGTATTCCGGTGTTGGATGGCCGGACACAACAATTTGTGGGCGTGGTTTATGTGGGTGAATTGGTAGAGGCCTGTATGCAAGCTCTTGAGCGGTATCGCATTGATGAACGTTAG